CGCTACAAGAAGTTCCTTCGGGATCCGTCGATCACCGTTACGCCGATCAAGCTCAATTCCAGGTTGCAGGAGTTGCGGGCCACGGTCGACGCCCGGCAGGGCATCGGCGGTCAACAGCGCGAAGCCCGCGTCACGCCCGAAGGGACCATCCAGTTGCCCGGTCTTGGTTCGGTGCCGGCGCAAGGTCTGACCATGAACGAGTTGAAGCGCGAAATCGATGTGCGCTATACGCAATTGGTGTCAGGATTCGAGGTCACGCCAGTCCTGATCGAACGTGCCCCGCGCTACATTTTCGTCGTTGGCGAAGTGAGGCAGCCGGGGCGTTTCGAGCTGACCGGGCCGACGACGTTGATGCAGTCGATCGCGATGGCCGGCGGTTGGAACGTGGGCGGTAACGTGAACCACATCGTGGTCTTCCGCCGCGACGAGTGCTGGAACTTGATGGCCACGCAACTGACGGTGTGCAAAGCCCTGTTCGGCCACGCTCCCTGCCCGGCCGACGAAATCTGGCTGCGCGATTCGGACGTGGTCGTGGTGCCGAAGCGGGCGATCCTGGTCGTGGACGACGCGATCAGCCTGATTTTCACCCGCGGCTTGTACGGCGTGGTTCCCTTCAACTTCACGCTGTTCCAGGGGATGACCAACGCTGGGCTGCTCAGCCCTGCGAATCCGTCGCACTAAGCTGCCGGCGCAAAGTGGTTGGCGCCGACAGGTGGTTCCGAATTCGTCAAGAATCTTGCGCAACCACTGGCGGGACTTTCGCCCTTAGCAGCCTGTTGAAGAACTCAACGGGCTGCGACATCGCAGGGATGCGATGGCAAAATATCGACGTAAGTCGTTATTTTGCGAGCCGTGCGAAGCTTTGCTTCGCACTTGGCGAGGTTGAAAAAAGCCACGACGGCTTTTTTTCAACAGGCTGCTAGTCGGGGGGCAGACCTCTTAATTCTTTTCTAACGGTGACCAATCTCGTGTCACTGCTTCGACATACGTGACTTGGACCCGCTGGGGGAAAGTTACGTGCACGGATAAGCACATCTGATTGCGAGATTTTCTCGTATTTGCCTATCGACATGGACGCATCGAGGGATAGGATGGCAGTCTCAGTTGGCGAGAGATTGAACGCCGATCCTGCAAGACGTGGCCGATCGACGGTACGTCACATCCACTTGCAGGGCCCGCCCACGGCGATTGCATCTCCGCATAGGACGAATTGGCATTGGGCAAGCTCGACGATGTCGACGGATGCCAGCAGTATGAGACCGGAGCCATATACTCAACCGCGCACTTGGACCGCGCGCCGGCTGGACGTCAATCGCCGTCCCGAGGTGCGCGAGCATTTGCGCGATGCGCTGAGCTTGCTGCTGCGCGCCTACGATTACGCCAGCGAATTGAACCAAGACGTATGGTCATTCGCCGTGGAAATGCCCGTGCTTTCCTCGGCACATCTGACGACGAGCGACCTGCGCTGGCTGGCGTGCAAGGGATACGTCGATCACGCCTCGGAAATTACCAAGGCCGAAGATCACGAGCGGCATTTCCGCCACAACGGCGCGGCGCGGTTTTCGTCCGATACGTGCGTCGTTTTGACCCAATCGGGCGCCGCCCTGGCGCGCGAGGTCTGCGGCGAAAGTCGCGTGCTGACCGCCACGGAACCGCGCGTAGCGATCTGCCGCGTACCGGCGAGCGAAGATCTGTCGGGCTTACCGAAATGGGACCGCGATCGACGGCAGTTGCGGTTCGACGGTCAGGTGGTGAAGGAGTTCAAGCTTCCGTCGCCGAATCAAGAGGCGGTGCTGATGGCCTTGGAAGAGGAAGGCTGGCCGGCACGCATCGACGATCCGCTCAGCCCTTCGCCAAATCTCGATCCGCGGCGCAGGCTGCACGACACGATCAAGGCTTTGAACCGAAATCAGAAGCGCACTTTGCTGCGTTTCATGGGAGATGGCAGCGGTGAGGGGATTCGCTGGGAACCGGCGACTTTCAGCGACGACGACGCTGCATCAGACTGATGCGCGTGCCCCTCGATTTTGCCGCTTAAACCCTTCACGTCGGTGGGCCGCCTGCCGCGTGTTTTCCATCGCGGCTCGAAGTTTCATCGCTCCGCTTGTTGATGGTTGAGCGATGGCTCTGGCGGGGTGCTGGAAATAGCCGGCTCGCTGGTCGGAGCACTCTCTTCGCGCCATGTTTTGCCTTCTCATCGCGCGCGATCGCTTTGCACGGCGCGAGCCGCCGAAAAACGTCGCGCCGCCCAGCGCTTCCCCAGAGCTTCCCCTTACCTCACCTTGGCTGCCGCAGTGCGCGATTTATCTTGGCCCGTAGAGTTAGCAGCAGGGGAAGCTCGCCTTGGTTGTCGCAAGAAAACCGAGCGGCTCGCGCGTGGCGAGCGACGCTCGCACGCACGAATTCCAGATTTCGCGCCGATCGTCGATCGTTGCCGGTAGCGTCGGGCAAGCTACCGCGGCGATTTCGTCGAGACGAGTGCGCAGAGCCGGCCCTCTGGTCGATCCCACCGAGTGGAGGCCAGGTTGATGTCGCAATTCGAACCGCAAGGGACCGGCTGGCAGCCCAGCCTGCCGGACTTTCGCGATTTCACGCCCGAATCGCCGCCCGTGCAGCAGTTGCTCCAACAGCTTTTCGACGCCGGCGCGACCGTACCGCCGACCGAACCACGCGTCGATCTCACCGAGTATTTCGTCGATCCCTGGGATCAACTCGGACTGCAATCGTCGTCGGCGCACGCCTGTTTGGGCTTGCTCGAGTACTTCGAGCGGCGCGCGCATGGCCGGGCCGTGCGACCTTCGCGCATGTTCTTGTATTACAACGCCCGGCGTCTGGCGGGCAGCACCGGAGATTCCGGCGGGGACTTGCGCAGCGCGCTGAAGGCGCTTGCGCGCTGCGGCGTTCCTCCCGAGCACCAGTGGCCCTACGACCCGGGGCGCCTGGACGTCATGCCCGAGCCGTACCTGTACCACCATGGTGCAGGCTATCGCGGCATGCATTACCTGCGCGTCGATCGGCGGAATCAGCCGGGGAGCGTGACGCTCACGCGGATCAAGGCGTTCTTGGCGGCGGGGTTTCCGCTGGCCTTTGGCGTGGCTCTGCCCGGTGGCCTGTCACGCAATGGCGTGCTGCCGTATCGCCCGACCTTCGAGGTGGTTCGTGGCGGCCAGGCCCTGGTGGCCGTGGGTTACGACGACGTCTGGTTGGACGGATCGCGCGGGGCATTACGGGTGCGAAATTCGTGGGGCACCGGTTGGGGCGAAAATGGTTACGGCTGGCTCCCTTACGCTTACGTCGAGGAGCAATTGGCCCTGGAATTCTGGACCCTCATCAGCCGTGAATGGCTCTCCGCCGGCGACTTCGGAATTCCCGAGCTAAGTTTGTGGCGGAATTGAGACGCGTGCGTTGCCGACGGGTAAGGCCCGCCGCAGGGACGCACCCTGTGCGCACTGACGAGCCGCCTGCGGGTGCAGGCCGGCAAATCCCACGCGCATTTGAGGCGCTGAAAAAAGAAATCACGAAAGCGAAAAGATTCCCCCTACCGTCCACCTAGCTCCCACACATTAGCCGTTGCTTGTGAGGACGAGCGCTCCTTAAATCGCGACTGAGAAGATTGTGTGCTTTGGCGAATTTGCCAACGACAGAGGATTAACCATGCATACTCGTAAAGCGAAACGTTCGACGGCGCGCGACCTGGTCCGCGTCCTCTTCCGCCACAAGCGGCAGATGCTGTGGTTCTTCGCGACCACCATGGGATTGGTGATCGTGGGACTGATCGTGATGCCGCGCACGTACATGTCGGAAGCGCGACTGTTCGTACGCATGGGTAAAGAAAGCGTCGGGCTTGATCCCACGGCGGCGATGGGGCAGACCGTGCCCGTCGAACCGTCGCGCGAGAACGAAATCAATTCCGAGCTGGACATCCTGCGCAGCCGCGTGCTGATGCAGGACGTGGTCGAGAAGCTGGGCTCGGACGTGATCCTCCGCAGCACGGCCGACGGCAAGCGCACCTGGGCGCAAACGCTGCTGTTGCCGATCAGCACCGTGATCTCGTTCGCGACGGAATCCGGCGAAGGGTCCCCCGAAGAGCGGGCCATCCGCAAGTTGGAGAAGTCGATCACGTGCTCGACGGCCCGCAAGTCGAACGTGATCGTCGTCAAGTGCAAGGCGCGCGATCCGCGGCTGGCGCAGACGATTGCCGACACCTTCGTCAACTCGTACCTGCTGCGGCACGCCAAGGCGAACCGCACGTCGGGTTCGCACGATTTCTTCGTGCAGCAATCGACGATCCTGCAGGATCAGCTCGATAAGGCCAACGAAGAACTGCGGGCGGCCAAGAACAAGGTGGGCCTGCTCTCGATCGACGGTCAGCGCGAAAACATCCAGCAGCAAATCAACACGCTGGAAAGCCGCATGCTGGAGAATAATCGGAACCGCGCCGCCAGCCACGCCAAGATCAAGGCGCTGAACGAAACCCTGGCCAAGATTCCCGCCCAATTGACCGCCGAAGAGGTGAGCGGGTTGCCGAACGTGGCGGGCGATTCGATGCGGAACGAGTTGTACAAGCTGCAAATGGAAGAAAACTCGGCCGCCTCGCGTCACACCGACGAGCATCCCGGCCTGAAGGCCATTCGCCGGCAGGTCGACGAGATGAAGACCATTCTCGCCGAGCAGGAAGCACGGCGCAGCCAGACCACCAAGAAGCTGAACCCGGTCTATCAGGACGCTCAGAAAGACCTGCTCTTGACCGAGGCGCAACTGGCTTCGGAGGACGCCGAGGCCAAGTCGCTGGAAACGCAAATGGCGGATATCCGCACCCGCTTGACGGAGATGAACGACACCCAGGAGCGGGTCAACGAACTGGTGCGGAAAACGGAGCTGATCGAAGCGAGCTATCGGCAATACGCTCAGAATCGCGAGCAAGCGCGCATCGACGAAGCTCTGGAAAGCGATCGGATTTCGAACGTCAACGTCGTTCAACCGCCGAGCTTCGTCGCCAAGCCCGTCAGCCCGAAGAAGGGGTTGACCCTGGCGTGCGGCCTGATTCTGGCAACGCTTGGTTCGTTGACCCTGGCTTTCGCGTCGGAACATTTCGATCGGTCGGTGAAGACCGCCGAAGAGGTGGAGCGCGAGTTGGGTGTGCCCGTCCTGTTGTCCGTCCCGCGTCATTTGCGCAACGAATTCCAACTTAACTGAGAGCCGCGTCATGATTACCGTAACTGAACAATTCGTGCCGCCGCGCCTGGCCGATCCGCGCATCGCTCCGATCGCCGATCACTACCAGGCGCTCGTCAACCGCCTGTTGCCGCTGGACGCGACCAAGGGAGCGGAACTGCGTTCGATCGGCATCACCAGCAGCGGGGTCGCCGAAGGTGTCAGCACGGTGGCCGCCGAATTGGCGCTCACCGCGGCCAGCCTGTCGACGCAGCCCGTGCTACTGTTGGACATGAACACGACCGACGCCGGCCGTGCGGGTACCTTGCGTGCCTGGCGCCAGCTCGGCATCTTCGACGCCGGCACGGCGACCGATGCCGATACCTCGGGCATCATTCATTCGCGCTACGAGAACCTGTCTTTGTTGTCGTGCCGCGACGCCGAGCAACTGAAGCCGCTGCCGTTCGATCGGCCGCGCATGGTGCAGTTGCTGCGCGAGCTGAACGAGGAGTACGGGCTCGTGATCGTCGACCTGCCGCCGGCTACCGACTCGAGCGTGGCCTTGGCCATGGCGGGTTTGCTGGCGGGCGTGGTGCTGGTCGTCGAGGCCGAGCAGACGCGCTTCGAGTCGGCCCAGCGCGCGACCCGAAGTTTGCAGCAGGCCCAGGCGAACCTGCTGGGAGTGATTCTCAACAAGCGGCCGCAACACATTCCCGAATGGCTGTACGAACGGCTGTAAACCCTCTATCGCCCTCTTTGCGGAACAGCAGGATATGATCCGTTTATTCAAGAAAGTGAAGACGTTTCTGCGCGGGGACGCCGGCTCGTCGTCGCTGGAGTTTCTCAACTCCGTCGAACGGATGCGTGGCATTCTCGATCGCGAGCGCATGCGCGCCGATCGCGGCAATACGATGTTCACACTGGTGACGTTCACATTTCCCGAGAACGTCGCGGTGGAGGGTCTTGTCGCGCTCGGACGGATCGCGCTGGAGAGGATTCGCACGACCGATGACGTGGGACTGTTAGGGCCGCACTGCATCGGCGTGGTGCTGCCGGAAACGTCGGCCGGCGGCGCGTGGCGCGTGGCCGACGATATTTGCTCGAAGCTGCCGACCATTTGGCCACGGCCGCAATGCGACGTCTACGTTCACCCGGCCGGCCGCAAGCCTTCGTCCGAGGACGACCATGGGCAACGCGACCAGCGTGGCAACGGTCGCGCCGCGCGCGACGACGGCGAACTGGCCCCTGTGGGTGCCGACGAAGACGACCCGCGGGCGGCGCAAGCCATCCAGTTCTTCTTCGTGCAACCGATGCCGCGCTGGAAACGCGCGATCGACCTTTTCGGATCGGTGACGGCGCTTGTGATCTTGTCGCCGCTTTTGCTGGTCGCTGCGGTGGCCATCAAGCTGACGTCGCCCGGCCCGGTGTTCTTCACGCAGATGCGTGGCGGCCTGGGCGGCCGGCCATTCAAGATCTACAAGTTTCGCACGATGTGCGTCGACGCCGAGCAGAAGAAGCAATCGCTGCGCAAGTTCAGCGAGCAGAGCGGCCCTGCGTTCAAGATGAAGAACGATCCGCGGATCACGCGGTTGGGCAGCTTCTTGCGGAAGACGAGCATCGATGAACTGCCGCAGTTGATCAACGTGGTGCTGGGTGACATGTCGCTGGTGGGGCCCAGGCCCT
The nucleotide sequence above comes from Pirellulales bacterium. Encoded proteins:
- a CDS encoding C1 family peptidase, which produces MSQFEPQGTGWQPSLPDFRDFTPESPPVQQLLQQLFDAGATVPPTEPRVDLTEYFVDPWDQLGLQSSSAHACLGLLEYFERRAHGRAVRPSRMFLYYNARRLAGSTGDSGGDLRSALKALARCGVPPEHQWPYDPGRLDVMPEPYLYHHGAGYRGMHYLRVDRRNQPGSVTLTRIKAFLAAGFPLAFGVALPGGLSRNGVLPYRPTFEVVRGGQALVAVGYDDVWLDGSRGALRVRNSWGTGWGENGYGWLPYAYVEEQLALEFWTLISREWLSAGDFGIPELSLWRN
- a CDS encoding GumC family protein, whose amino-acid sequence is MHTRKAKRSTARDLVRVLFRHKRQMLWFFATTMGLVIVGLIVMPRTYMSEARLFVRMGKESVGLDPTAAMGQTVPVEPSRENEINSELDILRSRVLMQDVVEKLGSDVILRSTADGKRTWAQTLLLPISTVISFATESGEGSPEERAIRKLEKSITCSTARKSNVIVVKCKARDPRLAQTIADTFVNSYLLRHAKANRTSGSHDFFVQQSTILQDQLDKANEELRAAKNKVGLLSIDGQRENIQQQINTLESRMLENNRNRAASHAKIKALNETLAKIPAQLTAEEVSGLPNVAGDSMRNELYKLQMEENSAASRHTDEHPGLKAIRRQVDEMKTILAEQEARRSQTTKKLNPVYQDAQKDLLLTEAQLASEDAEAKSLETQMADIRTRLTEMNDTQERVNELVRKTELIEASYRQYAQNREQARIDEALESDRISNVNVVQPPSFVAKPVSPKKGLTLACGLILATLGSLTLAFASEHFDRSVKTAEEVERELGVPVLLSVPRHLRNEFQLN
- a CDS encoding CpsD/CapB family tyrosine-protein kinase, translated to MITVTEQFVPPRLADPRIAPIADHYQALVNRLLPLDATKGAELRSIGITSSGVAEGVSTVAAELALTAASLSTQPVLLLDMNTTDAGRAGTLRAWRQLGIFDAGTATDADTSGIIHSRYENLSLLSCRDAEQLKPLPFDRPRMVQLLRELNEEYGLVIVDLPPATDSSVALAMAGLLAGVVLVVEAEQTRFESAQRATRSLQQAQANLLGVILNKRPQHIPEWLYERL
- a CDS encoding sugar transferase; this encodes MIRLFKKVKTFLRGDAGSSSLEFLNSVERMRGILDRERMRADRGNTMFTLVTFTFPENVAVEGLVALGRIALERIRTTDDVGLLGPHCIGVVLPETSAGGAWRVADDICSKLPTIWPRPQCDVYVHPAGRKPSSEDDHGQRDQRGNGRAARDDGELAPVGADEDDPRAAQAIQFFFVQPMPRWKRAIDLFGSVTALVILSPLLLVAAVAIKLTSPGPVFFTQMRGGLGGRPFKIYKFRTMCVDAEQKKQSLRKFSEQSGPAFKMKNDPRITRLGSFLRKTSIDELPQLINVVLGDMSLVGPRPLPCDESDRCLPWQQRRLDVTPGLTCIWQVEGRSRVSFDDWARMDVRYIQSRSLVKDAKLIAQTLPAVVLRKGAC